tcatcatacttttgcttgtgttctgaagTCAGCTCCTcgtacgtgacaggtttggtgaccggtgGAACGGGAGCTTGGTCTTGAGGTCCAGCCATCTCTGCagcgggcgttgttgttgacgAAGGTCCCAcagggcgtgccagaatgtgttgtcggtcgaaacccaccggcgagtagcaataggcaacacgaagagccgggaggtcgccggggcgcaggtaggcactgctccctcgggcaacggcccgcaatccggcacacgccaaagattccggagaatgtaaggcgtgctacctgacctatacccgatcaggaaggtgcgaacgtgcttgcgacgatttgcctgcatacacaaacacgtggaaacgtaagtccgagccgtggtcagctccatgggacgactcttgcatcggctttcaaagagccgatcgagtcccgatgtcagattggatctgtgtgtatccggatattgacgaataaagcaaataattatgagaaacttgcttcaattaaatctagttgaTCTGATCCACGACAGTAAAAGCTTCATCGCTAAATCAGAAtgtcctacacgtaactaggcctagcgaacataacagataactaaaccataacaaaaaacagaggcctaagaactagcaagagccgattcccggaacaatccctattaaggctaaaataaagcatctattacatcaccggaacatccagtctgtttgcagggcctaacctagcagatattgagctaatccttataaaataagaacaaaccgtaacagattggatctactagatagaaaagaagtaaGGTGTTAACCCTACGCAACTAACCctctgcaacgagaattagcttaagatcaagcatggatgcatagagagaacatgatattcgtagatggtaaacaataagaacatgatagatctactaaaaattatgctacgaacatcaagataactagcactactcgccatcaaaaacacttcagtacgagtaataccaaggtaaaaacaAGAACAACGCTGCTCTGATCGCAAGAAACGATCAGggtagcatggcgcttacttggatgaaaccctagaattaggggtggcggtgcgccgagagttgttgttgcaaaacgtgatgatgtTCTCTCCTTTTTACGAATAGcataaggtacatatttatagtccggagacttgtgaaacaatctaaactaatgtgtccatatcggactctatctctaactcaatctgaactaagtctaaagatacatggcccacatggcccaaatactcgcgcaggagccgatttacaagccttcttaaactTCTGCTTCAAGCCCAACTTGCttacggcccattaattaaccctgttaatttatggtgataacaAATATGTCCCTGAACTGACCACTGCATGTTGGGTATCTTCTTGTCACAGGTCATTGGGGTGCCATTAGCAGTGAGATATTGAGATGTAGGACGAGTATGTAGCTCATAATTCAGCTGCTGAGCAAGCCTGTCACTGATAAAGATGCCCACACTGCCTGAATCCACTAAGATCAATATATCTTAGCCATCAACTTTGCCATGGAGTTTCATAGTCCTTCTGGTCACTGATTGATGTGCAGGAGATTCAGCCACAGCCATGACAATGTCTGTCTCAGTTTCTTCATCACTGTCAGCCTCATCAGGTTCTTCCTCCTGTTCTAGAGCATCAAACAGTTCTTCTACCACATGCAGTGAGATATGTTGTGGACACTTATGATTGTGACCCCACTTCTCGCCACACTTGTAACAAAGCCCATTCTTCTTTCTGAAAATCATCAATGCCTTCACCTTGTCATCGGATTCAGATTTGGCCAACTATTGTTTCACTGCATTGTGTTTTTCAGATTTCTCTGTGCCCATGTTCCTTGGCTTTTCAAGCAATGCTAAAAACTTGAAGCTTGACTTGGAAAAGTTCTGAACAGACTTCCTGCTTCTGTTATCCAGCTCAATTTCTTGCAGCAGAGCTAACACATTGGCTTCTTGCACGTTCTTAAGATGGTGAAGGACAATTGCTGAACGGATGTCCTCATGGAGGCCACCAAGAAAACGGGTGACAAAGAACGTGTCATCGTACGTTGGGTTGTACTGCAGAACAGCATGAGATAGTTCTTCAAACTTCTCCAGGAACTCAGAGACTGAACCCGTCTGATGCAGGGCATCCAACTGACAGAGATGGATCTGGTACTGGTCCCGATCAAAGCGTTCAAACAATGCTGTGCAAAATTCCTCCCAATCATTAATCCTACCGCGGCGTTCAACTGTCTGAAGCCATGTTGCAGCCATTCCTTTGAAGTTCAACGCTGCGAATCTTGTCTTCAATCCCGGGCTCACGGAGAACACCTCGAAATACATTTCACATCGATCACGCCACAATCTAGGGTTATCTCCATCAAAAATTGGGAAATGCAGTTTGGGTAGTTGCGGAGCTCTAGTAGGCAAATCACGCGGGCCATCATGGTGATGAACAAATGTGGATACGGGGTTAGAGTTCATACCCGTGACCGGGCGCGGTGGGTGGGATCTGAGGATTCCCCCGCCAGCGTCCCAGTGGTGGTGGTCGTCGCAGTGCCCACTGGGCCGCTCCCCGTTCGACGCAGATGGGCACGTCGCCGGTGGTGGAGCAAGGTTTCAGATCGAAGGGATCCGTCCAACGTGATGACGACGGGTGAGGCGCTGTGGCGGGctgtgtcggcggcggcggaggtggtggaggtagcAGCGCCGTCTCGAGTAGCTGTAGACGCGCCGTGAGCTGCTCGGACTGCGTGAGAATCCTCCCGGTGGCCTCCTCCGCAGACGTTCTCCAGGCTTCCCGCCCGGACAGCTTGTCCAACGCCTGAGTCATCAGAGCCTCAAATCCCTCGAACTTCTTTGCCAGGTCGTCCATGTCGGTCGTCATTGTCGCCTCAAGCTTGGTGGGCTTCCGAGGCGCCAGTTCGCGGCACGGGTCCGCGTTCCTCAACTACCCTAAGCGGCACAATAGAACGGGGTAGGCAGCGACGCTGGAGTGGCTAATCGCTGCtatgcggtggccgccgccgccgagtcgTCGGCAGTGGGGCGTGGACGCTGTAGTCGGAAGCGACTCGGCGGAGCAAATCAGAGCAGGATGCGCTCCTAGCGATGAACGGGAAAATTTTTTGGGGGAAAGCGCGGGGCAAggctcttgataccaattgtcgtGGTCCTTCCAAGCCAGATGGAGAATCTCCAAGAACGAGAGCAGAATCGAGGCAAGAGGAAGGAGGCGAGCAGAGGAAGGAGACGAGCAGAGCCAGAAGAACAGAGGAAAGGGGACGAACAGAATGGATTCGGAATCTGTTACTCGATATCCTCCCCCGTCCAACTCAGCGGGTACATATAGTTCGTTACATGGCCTTGGGCCTAAGCACAAACAAACCCAGTGGGCCGATAACGCCAACATGGCCCAACATACATGAGGACGGTTTCCTTGTGACTTGAATCAGCCACTCCCGCCTGTACGCTTCCTCAGGGGCGtgacaaggcggcggcgggagggcggCCGGCTCGGACAGGTTAGGGTCCCACCGGTGAGGTGGGATGACACTGGACAGCTGGCGGCAGACGACAAGTGTGAACTGTTCAGGCGAGTCGATGGTCACTTGTCCCGTTGTGGGACATGGAATATGAACTTCTACTATAGCGGCCCATCGCGCGGCCACGGAATTGGTGTCACGACTCACGACCAACAAACATGTTGCGGCGCGAGGTTGGGCCTTGGTACTAGCTGGTCCACAGGGCTGAAACCCTCAAAACGCgcgtaaaaaaaaagaaagaaaaatcggCAAGACGCGGGAGGGAGGTAAATTTAAATGGGCCAGGATGCAAAGAACAAGTTGAGTGTTTATAGTTGTTCGAATTCTGCAAATGCACAACTCAGACTCGCTCAGAGCTTCTCAACTGGTCTCTCAAGTCTCAAGGCCGATAGCTaagttaaattttttttgaagagtTTCAAGGATAGCTAGTCAATCCTAGTGATATCGTACACACGGATTTTGTAAGGTCGGCATGGCATTGGATACATATGGATCAACGACCTGCAGGTACTAATTTCAATATTTAATTTACAGGAATGCCGTCCTGTTGTTTTGGTATCCTAATAGTCTAACATATGTTCATGTTGTTGTCATTCACTCATTCTGATCACAACCAACCCAATACCACGTTATATAAAAAAACCCACCAGCATCACGATCTGACTTTAGCTTGTCGTTACATAGGCACACTCTAATGGCATCTCCTCGTGGAATCCACCAGCTGCAAATTAAAATCATTAAATCcggcaatacatacatacacagtGATCAACACACAGAAATCAGCTTAATTGAAGTTCTCCCAAATTGAAGCAAAGCCATGGTCGCTGATTcgacgacgtcgacggcgaTGGCCGCTGCCctagccatcgccgccgcgcttCTTGTCTCGCTCCCGGTGCTATACCGCCTCCTCTTCGACAAGACgagcaggaagaagaagaaggccatCCCCCCCCGGCTCCTACGGCCTACCCGTCGTCGGGCACACGCTCACCTTGCTGGGCGCCCTCCGCGCCAACACCGCCGAGGACTGGCTCCGCCGGCGCGCCACCGCTTACGGGCCGGTGTCGCGGCTGTCACTCTTCCGGTACCCGACGGCGTTCCTCGTCGGCCCCTCCGCCAACAAGTTCGTCTTCACCAGCCCCGCGCTGACCACCATGAACAGCGAGGCCTTCAGCCGCATGGTCggccggcggacggtccgcgacgtGTCGGGCGAGGAGCACGCCCGCGTCCGGGCCATGATGATGCAGTTCCTGAAGCTGGACGCCATCAAGCGGCACGTCGCCGGCATGGACGCCGAGGTCCGGCGCCACCTCGACGCGGACTGGCACGGCCGGGGTACGGTGGCGGTGATGCCGTCGATGAAGGCGCTCACGTTCGACGTCATGAGCACCGTCCTGTTCGGGATGGGGAGGGACTCCGCCGTCCGGCGGGAGCTGTCGGCGGAGTTCCAGCAGCTGGTGCAGGGCATCTGGGCTGTCCCGCTGGACCTGCCCTTCACCAGGTTCAGCCGGTGCCTCGCCGCtagccggcgcgggcggcgcgccgtCGCGGGGGTCATCGCGGAGCGGAGGGCCAAGCTGGAGCGCGGGGAGAGCTCGCCGGCCGACGACATCGTCACCCACATGCTCGCCAAGGGCCTCCCCGACGAGGAGATCACGGACAACGTCATGTTCCTCATGGTCGCCGCGCacgacaccaccgccgccctcaTCACCTTCCTCCTCCGGCACCTCGACGCCAACAAGGACGCCTACGCCAAAGTTCTCGAGGGTAattcaaattaattaattaccaCTTTGCAGTTTGCATTTGGGAATTTCAATTCAGTTTCggccaagcaaagcaagcaCTCGTGCTGATGGATTCATTCCAATTCCATCTATGGATGATCGAGGAGCAGAGCAACAAGAAATCGCGCGGAGCAAGAAGTCAGGGGAGGCCCTGTCATGGGAGGACCTCGGCAGGATGAGGTAcacctgggcggcggcgatggagacgCTGCGGATGGTCCCGCCGCCGTTCAGCATGCTGCGGAGGGCGCTCGACGACGTCGAGTACGGCGGCTACCTCATCCCCAAAGGGTGGCAGGTCATGTACGTCACCAACATGACGCACTGGGACCCGGCCATCTTCCCGCGCCCCGGCCAGTTCGACCCGGCGAGGTTCCAGGACCCGTCGGCGATACCGCCCTACGGCTTCGTGCcgttcggcggcggcgcacgcatcTGC
This genomic interval from Panicum virgatum strain AP13 chromosome 8K, P.virgatum_v5, whole genome shotgun sequence contains the following:
- the LOC120645518 gene encoding cytochrome P450 716A1-like; protein product: MTLDSWRQTTSVNCSGESMPSPPRFLSRSRCYTASSSTRRAGRRRRPSPPGSYGLPVVGHTLTLLGALRANTAEDWLRRRATAYGPVSRLSLFRYPTAFLVGPSANKFVFTSPALTTMNSEAFSRMVGRRTVRDVSGEEHARVRAMMMQFLKLDAIKRHVAGMDAEVRRHLDADWHGRGTVAVMPSMKALTFDVMSTVLFGMGRDSAVRRELSAEFQQLVQGIWAVPLDLPFTRFSRCLAASRRGRRAVAGVIAERRAKLERGESSPADDIVTHMLAKGLPDEEITDNVMFLMVAAHDTTAALITFLLRHLDANKDAYAKVLEEQQEIARSKKSGEALSWEDLGRMRYTWAAAMETLRMVPPPFSMLRRALDDVEYGGYLIPKGWQVMYVTNMTHWDPAIFPRPGQFDPARFQDPSAIPPYGFVPFGGGARICPGNEFARVETLVAVHHIVTRFRWRLAAGCDGSFSRYPMPYPSQGLLIDIEPIDDANH